The following coding sequences lie in one Biomphalaria glabrata chromosome 18, xgBioGlab47.1, whole genome shotgun sequence genomic window:
- the LOC106076383 gene encoding serum response factor homolog A-like, with translation MNKDCICILFMVVSLVIGQSDFMCPPNTKMGLCEPPPSPCVTDADCIQDHICCPHACSRTCKPKNNYVSQVGGSSASASQVPDLLNDPRVYVGRCPDSSCFALFPEPNECSTSKLCPQEQYCCNDGCKNVCLIKPEYAALMAQQEAKQRQQQQIMYQKQQEELMRRQQEMLLQQQRQIALAEQAMLQAKARATAEAELAAQQARAKYEKELQLKAEAQAAKQKQQLAQQQAAALLQQQMQEQQQQQQQQPNQQQTNSQTPASSSGYNFLDNFVDGPQTMTGTNTELPARSSKFSELTGRPTGTQGAHSGDKSLSLLAAQLNSPASANPYSSAHQQNVYSKSDYLPPVRSETQERLIRLILPQGSASGSPPRPAQRAPQAVQRVPQQMAYPNSGYPYPQANQSPVRQQGSVDPYLMFHFMQTAA, from the exons atgaacaaagactgcatttgtattttgtttatggTCG tgAGCTTGGTGATTGGTCAGTCTGACTTCATGTGTCCACCAAATACTAAAATGGGTTTGTGTGAGCCGCCACCGTCACCATGCGTCACAGATGCGGACTGCATCCAAG ACCACATCTGCTGTCCACATGCCTGCAGTCGCACGTGCAAACCCAAGAATAATTACGTTTCTCAAGTCGGGGGAAGTTCAGCCAGCGCTAGCCAGGTGCCGGACCTACTGAATGACCCCCGAGTTTACGTAG GTCGGTGTCCAGACTCTAGCTGCTTTGCGCTGTTCCCGGAACCCAACGAATGCAGCACCTCCAAGTTGTGTCCCCAGGAGCAGTACTGCTGCAACGATGGATGCAAGAACGTCTGCCTGATCAAGCCAGAGTACGCAGCTCTCATGGCGCAGCAGGAAGCCAAGCAGAGACAGCAGCAACAGATCATGTACCAG AAACAGCAAGAAGAACTGATGAGGCGTCAACAGGAAATGTTGCTACAGCAACAGCGTCAGATAGCGTTGGCCGAGCAAGCTATGCTGCAGGCTAAAGCTAGAGCTACAGCGGAGGCAGAGCTGGCGGCCCAGCAG GCCAGAGCGAAATATGAAAAAGAATTACAACTAAAGGCAGAAGCCCAGGCAGCGAAACAGAAGCAACAGTTG GCTCAACAGCAGGCAGCAGCGTTGCTTCAGCAGCAGATgcaagaacaacaacaacaacaacaacaacaaccgaaTCAACAGCAGACGAACTCTCAGACGCCAGCATCCTCCAGCGGATACAACTTCCTCGACAACTTTGTGGACGGTCCTCAAACAATGACCGGCACCAACACCGAGCTGCCGGCCCGATCTTCTAAGTTCTCCGAGCTGACGGGGAGACCAACCGGCACCCAGGGTGCTCACAGCGGCGACAAAAGTCTTAGCTTACTGGCCGCGCAGCTCAACTCTCCGGCTAGCGCCAACCCTTACAGCTCCGCCCATCAGCAAAACGTGTACAGCAAAAGTGATTACCTTCCGCCAGTGAGGTCCGAAACACAAGAGAGACTGATTAGACTTATCCTACCCCAGGGTTCCGCTTCGGGTTCACCTCCAAGGCCAGCCCAGCGGGCTCCCCAGGCTGTCCAGAGGGTTCCCCAACAGATGGCCTATCCTAACTCTGGCTACCCTTATCCGCAAGCGAACCAATCCCCCGTCAGGCAGCAGGGTTCTGTCGATCCATACCTCATGTTCCATTTTATGCAGACTGCTGCCTAG